The following coding sequences lie in one Arachis ipaensis cultivar K30076 chromosome B05, Araip1.1, whole genome shotgun sequence genomic window:
- the LOC107639991 gene encoding uncharacterized protein LOC107639991, which produces MGCCHSRIEREETVSRCKSRKRYMKQFVQARHAFSAAHVMYIRSLRATGSALLQFANAETETVVFHHLHHHLPPDPQPILPSPPPRAPTPMPLSAQSSIVPVCYYYCLVLTTPSSSSKTKRTQSELAMVVSRNTKDLVEVIKELDEYFLRAADSGSQVSSLLQVPSSGFSHQNKGSKVYGYGWPSLLTWSSSPKLNGFGKLAEENPLSVGGFGGNTVGSGGGGSGGHCSTVERLYAWEKKLYQEVKNAKIIKMEHEKKAAQLRKFELKRADYVKTEKTKKEVEKLESQMMVASQAIETTSSEIIKLREIELCPQLIDLVKGLMCMWRSMYECHQVQKHIVQQLEYINTIPSTTPTSEIHRQSTLQLEVEVQQWHQSFCNLFKAHRDYIQSLTGWLRLSLFQFGRTPLSRTTEESKIYALCEEWNLAVDRIPDKVASEGIKSLLTVIHAIVVQQTEEHKQKKRSDSAFKELEKKVVQLRSLECKYGPYSISESSGTMRTKDPVSQKRAKVESLRAKAEEEKTKHEKAVSVTRAMTLNNLQMSFPHVFQGIVGFSNLCTEVFESVYNKAKAVGQEHELKRILP; this is translated from the exons atggggtGCTGCCATTCGAGGATAGAAAGAGAAGAGACAGTGTCACGTTGCAAATCAAGGAAGCGTTACATGAAACAGTTTGTTCAAGCAAGACACGCTTTTTCCGCTGCGCATGTTATGTACATTCGTTCGCTTCGTGCCACTGGTTCTGCTTTGCTTCAGTTCGCAAACGCCGAAACTGAAACCGTTGTTTTTCACCATCTCCACCACCACCTTCCGCCGGACCCTCAGCCTATTCTCCCCTCTCCTCCGCCGCGGGCTCCGACTCCGATGCC GCTCTCTGCCCAAAGCTCCATTGTCCCTGTCTGCTACTATTACTGCTTAGTACTTACTACTCCTTCCTCCTCCTCAAAAACAAAA AGAACACAGAGCGAGCTTGCAATGGTGGTTTCAAGAAACACGAAAGATCTGGTTGAAGTTATAAAGGAgcttgatgagtattttctcagagCCGCTGATTCTGGTTCACAAGTTTCGTCGCTGCTTCAAGTTCCAAGTTCTGGTTTTTCTCATCAGAACAAAGGAA GTAAAGTGTATGGTTATGGATGGCCGTCGCTATTGACATGGAGTTCGAGTCCGAAGCTGAATGGATTTGGCAAGTTGGCTGAGGAAAATCCTCTTTCTGTGGGTGGTTTTGGGGGTAATACTGTTGGCAGTGGCGGCGGCGGCAGTGGTGGTCACTGCTCAACTGTGGAGAGGTTATATGCATGGGAGAAGAAATTGTACCAAGAGGTTAAG AATGCTAAGATAATAAAGATGGAACATGAGAAGAAGGCAGCACAGCTAAGGAAGTTTGAGTTGAAGAGGGCTGACTATGTGAAGACGGAAAAGACGAAGAAAGAGGTCGAGAAGTTAGAATCGCAGATGATGGTTGCCTCGCAGGCCATTGAAACCACCTCCTCCGAAATCATCAAATTAAGAGAAATAGAGCTCTGCCCTCAACTCATTGATCTTGTCAAAGG ATTGATGTGCATGTGGCGGAGCATGTATGAATGCCATCAAGTTCAAAAGCACATAGTTCAGCAGCTGGAATACATCAATACCATACCATCGACTACCCCAACGTCCGAGATTCATCGGCAGTCGACTCTTCAGCTTGAGGTTGAAGTACAGCAATGGCACCAATCCTTCTGCAACCTCTTCAAGGCTCACAGAGATTACATCCAATCCCTCACAGGCTGGCTAAGGCTCAGCCTTTTCCAGTTTGGCCGAACCCCACTGAGCAGAACTACCGAGGAGTCAAAGATATATGCCCTCTGTGAAGAATGGAACCTTGCTGTTGATCGCATACCGGACAAGGTCGCATCTGAAGGAATTAAAAGCTTGTTGACTGTTATTCATGCAATTGTAGTTCAACAGACAGAGGAGCATAAACAAAAGAAGAGGTCAGATTCTGCATTCAAAGAGCTCGAGAAGAAGGTTGTTCAGCTTCGATCTCTTGAGTGCAAATATGGTCCATACTCCATTTCAGAGTCCTCTGGTACCATGCGGACCAAGGACCCCGTCAGCCAGAAGCGTGCTAAGGTGGAATCTTTGAGAGCGAAGGCCGAAGAAGAGAAGACTAAACATGAAAAGGCAGTGAGCGTAACACGGGCGATGACATTGAACAACTTGCAGATGTCATTCCCCCATGTTTTTCAGGGAATTGTGGGATTTTCAAATTTGTGCACTGAGGTTTTTGAGTCTGTATACAACAAGGCCAAAGCTGTTGGACAGGAACATGAATTGAAAAGAATATTGCCATAG
- the LOC107639990 gene encoding protein GAMETE EXPRESSED 1-like, giving the protein MDNCYHLLLFSLLSFSLGCESWGWFSSSTSFSKEETFPNKGSTTIGSVAEFSMEGFHDSKGVKLVENAKNKMVDSNSCWLNAYQHLFAGCSEILADNEKRSRLAWHLSDCFQRDSGRTPFEKCHPKSPMAKCLRNLDDLAHKVYLEFYLETNSICHQLQAYAFKHETERLVTELKSSAQYVEDKLDSMDEKSERLLQSSNQIHDSLNSIDVYTQQVAHTAKSLENHVDIVLRHSESVYEQTKKISASQLQLKEGQEGMKRNLEDGVAMIKDSYIHLEQEIDKLRDDAIEIEKEVIKLGDAMSTKMTILQEKAEDIGNMAGKSLDKQQLVLDGQSMALKSLNSLSEFQSKAMEESRKSFEHFAEYGHKQHEELIQRQKQIQGLHDHLMENSKTILAAQESFESKQASMFLALDKLFALHNAMLLESRGIKAFFVYSISSFVIYMLTSTKQTYNVRPRLYIGLCGTFFIEVSIFRFAYDNIEQQTLIVNMVRSFFMAVAVIQLLYAVFTYRDYEKLNHELLLTLVEKVNGMQMQKELLDEDSDIDWLQWINTDLSDDEDCLDDPSYTIPEQIGEYSITSSSDMRYNLRRRSHSRSP; this is encoded by the exons ATGGATAATTGCTACCATCTTCTACTCTTTAGTTTGCTCTCTTTCTCATTAGGATGTGAGTCATGGGGTTGGTTTTCATCATCAACATCATTTAGTAAAGAAGAAACTTTTCCCAACAAAGGCAGCACTACTATAGGTTCTGTTGCTGAGTTCTCCATGGAAGGCTTCCATGACAGCAAAGGAGTGAAGTTGGTAGAGAATGCTAAGAACAAAATGGTTGACTCTAACTCATGTTGGCTAAATGCTTATCAGCATCTCTTTGCAGGGTGTTCTGAGATTCTTGCTGACAATGAGAAAAGGTCAAGACTTGCATGGCATCTTAGTGACTGCTTTCAAAGGGACTCTGGTAGAACACCCTTTGAGAAATGTCATCCAAAATCTCCAATGGCTAAATGTCTAAGAAACTTGGATGATCTTGCTCATAAGGTTTACCTTGAATTTTACTTGGAAACAAATTCCATTTGTCATCAGTTACA GGCTTATGCATTTAAGCATGAAACTGAAAGGCTTGTGACAGAACTGAAAAGTTCAGCACAGTATGTGGAGGATAAGTTAGATAGCATGGATGAAAAATCAGAACGTCTTTTACAAAGTTCAAACCAAATTCATGATTCCCTAAATTCAATAGATGTATATACTCAACAAGTTGCTCACACTGCTAAAAGTTTGGAGAATCATGTAGATATTGTATTGAGGCATTCAGAAAGTGTTTATGAGCAAACCAAGAAAATTTCAGCATCACAATTACAATTGAAGGAGGGACAAGAAGGTATGAAGAGGAATTTGGAAGATGGGGTGGCAATGATCAAGGACTCTTACATTCATTTGGAGCAAGAAATTGACAAGTTAAGGGATGATGCCATTGAAATTGAGAAAGAGGTTATAAAACTTGGAGATGCTATGTCAACAAAGATGACAATCTTACAAGAAAAGGCTGAAGATATTGGGAATATGGCTGGAAAATCCTTAGATAAACAACAATTAGTTCTAGATGGACAATCCATGGCATTGAAGAGTCTAAATTCTCTATCAGAGTTTCAATCCAAAGCAATGGAAGAGAGCAG AAAATCCTTTGAGCACTTTGCTGAATATGGACATAAGCAACATGAAGAGTTGATTCAGAGGCAGAAGCAGATTCAAGGACTTCATGATCATTTAATGGAGAATTCTAAAACAATATTGGCTGCTCAG GAATCCTTTgaatcaaagcaagcaagcatgttTCTGGCTTTAGACAAGCTTTTTGCTCTGCACAATGCAATGTTGCTTGAATCGCGAGGAATCAAGGCTTTCTTCGTCTATTCCATATCGAGCTTTGTCATCTATATGTTAACTAGTACAAAACAAACATACAATGTTAGGCCACGGTTATACATAG GACTTTGTGGCACATTCTTCATTGAAGTATCCATTTTTCGATTTGCTTATGATAACATTGAGCAACAAACCTTGATTGTGAATATGGTTAGATCATTCTTCATGGCAGTTGCTGTAATACAACTTCTATATGCAGTTTTCACATACAG GGATTATGAAAAATTGAACCATGAGTTGCTACTAACTCTGGTTGAAAAGGTTAACGGCATGCAAATGCAAAAAGAGttgttggatgaagacagtgatATAGATTGGCTTCAGTGGATAAACACTGATTTATCAGATGATGAAGATTGTCTTGATGATCCTAGCTATACAATTCCAGAACAAATTGGAGAGTATTCAATCACATCTTCTTCAGATATGAGATATAATCTCCGTCGACGCAGTCACAGTCGCTCACCTTGA
- the LOC107642562 gene encoding L10-interacting MYB domain-containing protein, with product MAGHVTRSKRLEAQQQEQSRARWTTSLTKILAELMVDQVQKGNKHNNLFNKKAWKYICDGFYNKTGLKWDKEQLKNRYSVLRRQYSTVKSILDQSDFSWDEATGSITASDETWAEYIKKHADAETLRTSGCPIFKELCTIFSEPATNGKHELLTVSEVDHTPRPLCPQPLRMHQEESSSGSQDEDDANDPETPQPSTPAAAATSNRKRGRKGMNDAITEAILEMAAASKMRAAAIEQYNARYSMADCIKDLDLMQGVDQQLYFAALDLFSKPILREIFLSLKDDKRLTWLRSKCANASNRK from the exons ATGGCAGGTCATGTTACCAGATCAAAAAGACTGGAGGCTCAGCAGCAGGAACAGTCAAGGGCGAGGTGGACGACGTCACTCACCAAGATACTTGCAGAGCTGATGGTTGATCAAGTACAAAAAGGGAACAAACACAACAACTTATTCAACAAGAAAGCATGGAAATATATTTGTGATGGATTTTACAACAAAACAGGCTTGAAATGGGACAAGGAACAACTCAAGAACAGATATTCAGTGTTGAGGAGGCAGTATTCTACTGTAAAATCCATTCTTGATCAAAGTGATTTTAGTTGGGATGAAGCCACAGGGTCTATAACTGCCAGTGATGAAACTTGGGCTGAATACATCAAG AAACATGCTGATGCTGAGACACTAAGAACCAGTGGCTGCCCAATCTTCAAAGAACTATGCACAATATTCTCTGAGCCAGCAACTAATGGCAAGCATGAGCTTTTAACTGTATCCGAGGTTGATCATACTCCTAGACCTCTTTGTCCACAGCCCTTGAGGATGCATCAAGAAGAGTCTTCGTCCGGATCACAGGATGAGGATGATGCTAATGATCCTGAAACACCTCAACCTAGCACACCTGCTGCTGCAGCAACTTCCAACCGCAAAAGAGGGCGAAAAGGAATGAACGATGCCATCACAGAAGCGATATTGGAGATGGCTGCAGCTTCAAAGATGAGGGCAGCTGCCATAGAGCAATATAATGCTAGATATAGTATGGCTGACTGTATTAAGGACTTGGATTTGATGCAAGGTGTTGATCAACAACTATATTTTGCCGCTTTAGATCTCTTCAGCAAACCTATTTTAAGGGAGATCTTTTTGTCTCTCAAAGACGATAAAAGATTAACATGGTTGCGTAGCAAATGTGCTAATGCATCCAATAGGAAATGA